The genomic DNA TAAAGCTGATTCTAATACTTCATCAAAACTTTTTTTATCTAAAACAATTGCAATCAAAGCTGCTACAACTGTTGCCAAAGGTGCTGCTATTAACGCATCATATCCTCCTACCATAAGTGCTGCTAATATAAACACCGGTAATAATTTAATTAATTCTATCATGTTGCCTCCTCTAAAGTTGTAAATAAAAAAATCACAGTTTAGAGTACTAAACTGTGATATCATAAAATTTCATATAATAATTAATAAAATATAAAATAGTCTACGTAAGAGATATTCACAAATAGCACTCCATTGAATCGATTCAATGACAGTAATACAGATATTCTCTGAATTACCAACAAAAAAGCTTTGACATGCTTTTTCATTTCGGCAGAATCACCTTTCATTTTGGATCACTATCTGTCAGACTCCTCAAAACTACTAATCTTTTCTGCGCCTCTATTTTGTTAAAAGTGATTATATATCATTAAACTCTTTCTGTAAAATATATTCTATATATATTAATCATATTTTTTATTACCAAACATAATTAGATGCTTCTGTAAATCCTGATGAAGTAGAAAAATACTTCGCATCTATTGGTTTACCATTGTGCAGAAGAACTTTTCCAACTGTTAGTTCTACAGCTTTACTTGCATCTTCATTTTCTCTCTGATTATTATAAACTTGACTTTCAGTAGTATCCTTTACATGAAATCCATCTTTTCTATATCTATCTTTTAAATAGTCACTAAGTGCATATGTTCTTGCTGCTACTGCTTGAGCTTTTAAAGCCTCTAATCCAAAAGACTGTGGCATTTCACTTGGTACAACTTGTTTTAAATAATCCTCTATTTTAACTCTATTTATAACTCTAATTCTTGTAGAATTAGTATTTGATGGTTTTATAACCATATCTCCTCTATATTGTGGCGACATGGTATGCATTCTTCTTAGTCCTTCTAATGTTATATAATATCCGTGAGCTGTTATATCTAAAGGATTTACTGTTTTTACACGATGTTTTCCATTGACACTAACCCAAAGTTGATTTCCTTTATTTACAATAACAACCTTTTGCCTAACTGGAACATCTATAGAAAAACCAGCTCCTTTTATTTTCATTTTTCCATTACTTACCAAAATTACATTATTATGATCTAACCAACCTCCAGAAGTAGTTATTCCTACATTTATAGTTTTTCCCACCCCTTTTAAAGAATACATATTATGCAATTTACTATTAGGATAATTTCTTGCTAAAATTTTATCATATCTATATCCGTGATTTACAGCAAGGTCATAAGCAGCAAATTGAGACATTCCTACTCCATGACCATTTCCTCCACCATAAATAGTAACTTTACCCATTGAATATTCTAAAGCAAAATAACCAGATGGTAACAAAGTTAAATTTTTTCTAATAGGATTTTGAATATACTTATTATTTCCACCTTTAGCACCGTAAAGATGTATATCTCCATCACTTTCTGTGCTCACTTTATTAAAAGCAAGTAATTTTCTAATATTTAACTCTTTAGCTACAAGATATTTATTTTTATTAGTTGTAATTAATACATATGTAGCAATTCCAGATTTTCCTCTTGCAGCAATTTCAACATTTCTTATTTCACCAATTGAACTTGGAGTAATATTTAAAGACTTCCATTTCCCATCAGATAAAGTCATCACATCTCTTGGACGTCCTTTATATACTTTAGGTAAATTATTTTTTATTCCCTTAAAAAAATCATCTTTTGATAATTGAATTTTCCATCTCCAATAAGGTGAGTTATCTCCATAGCCTTCTACTTCTAAATCTTTATAAAATTTTAAAGCCCTATCTTCATTATACACTTCAAAAAAATCATAACCATGTTTTCTTAATGTATCATTTCTAGCAGTTAAATAAGCTGCTCCCCTACTTCCATAATTGTCTGGAATTGGAAGTCCATTTCTTTTAAAAAATGAATAGTCAAGAGTGTAACCCCCATTTACAACCTTGCTTTGTTCTACCTCTTTTTTGTGATCAAATCCTCCTGTATCAAGAGAACTACAAGCACCTAATAAAAAGGCTACCATTATTCCCATTGATATTTTTCCAAGTATTTTCATATTATCCTTCCTTTATCTTTTTAATCTAATTTGACATTATTCTCAATTATATATTTTTTTACCTTTTCTAATTCTTCTGCTGTATCTACACCAATAATCTTATATGGAGTTTCCATAACTTTTATCCTATATCCATTTTCAAGAGCTCTTAATTGCTCTAAAGATTCTGATTTTTCTAATGGTGTTGACTCCATCTTTGCATACTCTATGACAAAATCTCTTTTATATCCATATATTCCTACATGTTTATAATAGTTTTTTATTTCTAAATTTCTAGGATAAGGTATAACACTTCTAGAAAAATAAAGAGCATACCCTTTTTTATCAGTAACAACTTTAACATAATTTGGATTTTCTATCTCTTCCATAGTATCAATCTTATATTTTAATGTACTCATTGAAATTGTGCTATCTTCTTTAAATGAATTAATAATAGAATTAATCATTTCTGGCTCTATCAATGGCTCATCTCCTTGTACATTGACAATTACATCATAATTATCAAAATGTTGGCAAACCTCTGCTATTCTACTTGTTCCGTTTTCATGATCTTTTCTTGTTAAAATAGCTTTTCCACCAAATTTTTCTACTTCTTTAAAAATTCTTTCATCATCAGTAGCTACTACTACATCATCTAAATTTGAAAGTTTAGTTCTTTTGTATACCCACTCTATCATTGTATGTCCACATATATCTTTTAAAGGTTTTCCTTCAAGTCTTGTTGATGCATATCTAGATGGTATGACTCCTAAAAATTTCATTTTACATCCTCCTCAAAATTAGGTACAATATAGTTATAATTATAGCAAATATTAATATATAAAGGAATACAAATTTAAAAGGGGGATTATTTTGAAAGCAAAAAGATTGATCTTCGCACTAGCAGCAACATTACTTATAGCTGCATGTAGTAAAGCACCAATTTCAGGTAGAAAACAAGTTTTATTAGTATCTGAAGGTGAAATGATACAACAAAGCTATGCTCAATATCGTCAAGTTATGGCACAAAGTAAAGTTTTAAATAATAAAGATGCTCAAATGGTAAAAAAAGTTGGAAATAATATAGCAAATGCTGTTCAAAGATATTTTTCTACACATCCAGGACAATTAAATTCTAATATTCAATATCAATGGGAATTTAATCTTATACAAGACAATACTCCAAATGCTTGGTGTATGCCTGGGGGAAAAGTTGCTGTGTATACTGGTATTTTACCATATACACAAAATGAACAAGGACTTGCAGTTGTAATGTCTCATGAAATCGCTCATGCAATAGCACAACATAGTCGTGAACAAGCTAGTTACTCTGTTATTCAAAATCTTGGTGGAAGTATATTTTCTTCTCTAGGTCTTTATCCTGATGTGTATAACGGTGCTACAAATCTAGTTATGCTAAAATATAGTAGAGAACATGAAACAGAAGCAGACCAACTTGGACTAATATTTATGAAACTAGCCGGATATGACCCTAACTATGCTATCACATTTTGGAACATAATGAGACAAACTAGTGGAACTGGACAACCAGAATTTTTAAGTACACATCCAAATGACGCAACAAGAATAGAAAATATAAAGAAATATTTACAAAGTGATAAATTTAAAAATATTACAAACTAATGGAGGAATAACCTAAACAATGAAAATATATTTTATAAGACATGGTGAAACAGTTTGGAATACTCTTAAATTATTTCAAGGTGCATCTAATTCACCACTTACTGAAAAAGGAAAATCTCAAGCTAGAAAATTAGGACAAAAACTTAGTAATACGCATTTTGATAAATTTTACTCATCACCAATGGGAAGAACTATTGAAACATCTAATCTTGTTTTAAATGGACGAGATATAGAAATTCATTATTTAGATGAATTTAAAGAAATATCTATGGGAGAAATGGAAGGTGTTAAAAGAGAGATATTTGAAGAAAAATTTCCAAAACAATTTAATAACTTATTTTTTAATCCTGAAGAATATTCTCCAGCTGCATATGGTGGTGAAGATTATTACCAACTTTTAGAAAGAGTTCAAAGAGGAATTAATAAAATAATAAATGAAAATTCTCCTAATGCTACTATAGCTGTAGTTTCACATGGTGTCACTTTAAAAGCTATTTTTAAAATTATAAAAAATCTTTCTCTTAAAGAAGTTGGTGAATTTCCAGTTCCTAAAAACACAAGTCTTTCTATAGTTGATTATACAAATGGGAAATTTACTGTTGAACTTTTTTCTGACACATCTCATTTAGGTGGAAGTGAGTAAAAATGAGTGTTTTATCTATTATCAGAGCATTTTTAGATTCTTTTAGAATTATAAGAGAAGCTGGACTTAGAAAATTTTATTTCTTACCTGGACTCATAGGAATTGGATTATTTTTAATATTTGTTGGAATAGGAAATATGTTATCTGGAAGTTTAGCTCAATTTCTTGAAAATTTCTTTCATATTCAAAAATATCATTCTATAGTTTTTATTCTAATTAGAGTGTTAGTTTGGGTATGCTCAATACTATTTTACTACTTGATATATAAATCTTTACTGCTTATGATTTTATCACCTATTTTAAGTTATATATCAGAAAGAGTTGAATATCATTTAACAGGTAAAAAATATAATTTTACTATGAAAGATAATATCGCCTTTATCGGTAGAAGTATTGATATTGGATTTAGGAGTTTTATTAAACAAATGATAGGCAGTTGCCTCATTATGTTACTAGGATTTATATTTCCTATAAATCTTTCTATTCCACTTTTAATTTTTATACTTCAAGGATATTTTACTGGATTTTCATTTATGGATTATACCCTTGAAAGATATAAACTTTCTACATCTGCAAGTTTAATGTTTTTAAAAAAACAAAGAGTGTGTTCTGCAGTATCTGGTATTATTTTTACATTACTTTTTTTCATTCCATTTTTTGGAATATTTATAGCTCCACTTGTAACTTGTGTTGCTGTAACTAAAATTACTGTAGAATTATTAAATGATAAACCAATGGTTAAAGACGAATAAAAGAGCAGGATTTCCTGCTCTTTTATCATTTATTAGTCCACTTTTGATTTGGGAGTGTATGGTCCTCCAGGACTTGGATGATCACACAAAGGTTTTACATTTATATTTGATCTATATTCTGTTTCAGCCCATAAAATTCTTTGAGCTACCATAGCTTCTGGATTTAATTTTACTCCATCTAACATTATTTCCTTAAACTTTTGGTATCCAGCTCTATCTATTAGGTGTCCTCCATGAATATAGAATGGTTTATTATCTAAAACGTTTGCACAGAAAGTTTGCCAATTTTTAATAACAGCTACTATTACATCTTCAGTAACCCAGTTTAAAAACATTTTTCCCATTCTAGGATATTGTTTTCCTGTTCTACCTCCAACCATTACTCTATACAATTTTTTTTCTGGTCTTACCCATGCAGATGCTGGACAAGCTTCTACACATTCTCCACAACCTACACAACAACATGTATCTTTTTCTATTCTATGATTTACTAATTTTAAAACTCTAGTTGCAGCTTTTTTACAAACTTTAGCACATCTTCCACAACCAATACATCTATCTTTCAAATAAATAGGTTTCGTAACACCTATAATTCCAAAGTCATTAAAATGTCCTTTTCCACAATCATTTGGACAACCAGAAATTGATAATTTTATATGATAAGGACTTGGAAAAATTTCTTTTTCTAGCTTTCTAGCAAGTTCCCATGTATTAATATTAGCTTTTATACAATGTGAATTCCCAATACATGCCATTATATTTCTAGGTCCTATATTAGGATATCCAGCACTATTTGATTCCATATTAGTATTACACATTTCTATTTCTATTTCTTTTATATATTCTTGAATATATGCGTTAACTGCTTCTATATTTTCATATTTTATACCAGGAGCATTTAATGTTTGTCTAAGACCAAGGTGGAAAGTTCCATTTCCCCATTTTTGTGCTATTTCTTCAATTACTTTTAGATATTTTGCATCTATCAAACCACCTGGAACACGCATTTGTAGCATGAATTCCCCTGGAACTTTTGATTGACGGAAACAGTTTTTCTTCAACGCACCAATATTAATATCGTGATTCATCTCTACCTCCTACTAATCAACCATATATTTAGCTTGAGTATAATTAAAAACAGGTCCATCTAGACATACATAGACTTCATCTATTCTACAATGTCCACATTTTCCTACTGCACAAGACATTTTTCTTTCAAAAGAAAGCCAAATTCTTTCTTTAGGAACACCTATTTCCTCAAAAGATAAAGCTGTATATTTCATCATATTTGGTGGTCCTACTATTATAACTTCTACATCATCAAAACCTTCTGATACAAGTTTTAAATGTGGAACATATTCAGTAACAAGACCTACACACTCACCATCTATTCCACAACCTTTATCAACTGTTAAAATCATAGGGTTTCTTTTTCTCCACTCTATTATCTCATCTTTAAATAAAATAGCTTCTTCATCTTTAAATCCAAATAATAGTTCTAATGACTTTACCTTGTCAGGATTTCTATCTATATAATGAATTAAAGATCTAACGGGTGCTATTCCAGATCCACCAGTTACAATAACAACTCTCTTTCCTGTTATATCTATTTGATCAAACCCTTTACCATAAGGTCCTCTCATTGGAATAATATCTCCTGCTTTAAGTTCTAATATCTCATCAGTTACTACTCCAACTTTTCTTATTAAAAATTCAGCCCATTGCTCTTCTGCCGAAAAATCAGTTACTGAGATTGGACATTCTCCAACTTTTGGAAGTGATAGTTGCATAAATTGACCAAACTTTATATCTTTTGCTTCTGGACATTCTACCCTAAATAGATATTCAATATCTGTCATTTTTTTTACACTTATTATCTTATGAGGTTTTGGCATAAATATATTTTCCATAATACTATTCCTCCCCTTTCTTTAATTTTTCAACTTCTTGAGCTAATCTATTTACAGTTGTTGAAAAAGATATAAATACTGGACATCTATCATCACATCTTCCACACCCTACACACATTTCATACTCTTTAAAACGAGCTTTATGATCATGAACTTTATGCATAACCTTAAATCTCATTCTTTCTCCACCTTTTTTTCTAAAAGAAAAACCTCCAGCTAAATCAGTAAATCCATCTACATGACAAGAAGCATTTATTCTTCTTCTCTCTCCTGCGTCAGTATCAGGAGTGTAGTTTACATCATAAGTAGTAAAACAAGTACAAGTTGAACATGCTACAGTACAACTACCACACATTAAACAACGTGTGTCAAATTCTTTCCACATATCTAGAGTTTTTATTTTATTTTTAATCTCTCTATTTGGAATATCTGGAATTTTAACTACTCTATCATTTTCTTTGACAAAAGCTACTTTATAATCTAAAGGTTGTTGTCCTACAAAGTATTTATCAAAATTTTGCTCTTTTATTTCTATAGATACATCTTCTCCTTCGACTTTTATTCCAAATACATAATTATCTGTTTCGTTACTTCCCATAGATACACAAAAACAAGTATCCCAACCTTTTGAAGGACATTCCATTAATACAAATTTTACTTTTTCTCTAACTCTTTTAAAGTAATAATCTTCGTATCCATTTTTCAAATAAATATCATCAAATCTTTTAATTGCATTGATATCACAAGATCTTCCAAAAATAATTATTGGTCTATCGTCAACTACTTTTTTCTCTTTATAATCACCATCTGTAAAATACAATACAGTTTCCGTAAGTGGGTGATATACCTCTTTAGCAGCATATGTAGATTTTTTGTCAAAAACAATGTCATTTGCAGATTGTATTTTATCATATCTAATTACATCAGTATCTGAATATCTTCCTTGTTTAGGAAAACATTTAGGTGCATATACTCTGTAATCCTTGCTTAACTCTTGTACAATCTTGTCAAATTCATTCATTTTAATTTGATAACCCATCTGAACTCCTCCTTCTCTCTTGAGTATTTTTAATTTACAATGATCATTTATAACCTTAAAATACACATATTATCTAACTTAAATATGTATCATTTTAATCCATTATTATACAAGAAAGCTACCCCATTTTGAAGGTAGCTTTCTAGCAAATCAACGGTGTTTACCCCTAATTATATTTTTATCACTTACTACTAGCATACTATTTTATTACATAAATTTCAATACCTTTATGTAAATTTTATGTCTATTTATTGATTTTTTATTGTGTTTTTTGTCAAAATAAATATGATAAAATAAAAATGTATCTATCATTTCTACTTGTTTTCAATGATAGATACACTTATTTAAATATTACTTAATTATAATTTATTTGCACAATCTCCAGTTCTTAAAAATTCATCTAAATTTTCGTAAGAAATTTCAATCATATTTGTTAAAGCTTCATCAGTGTATGATCCAATATGTGGTGTTACTAATGCTCTTGGATATAAAGAGATTAATTTTTCAACTGTTTTATCTATTTCTTTTCCTGTCATATCTTTAAAGAAAAATTCTTTTTCATTTGAAAATACATCTGTTCCAAATCCACCAATTTTTCCATTTTCTATTCCTCTTATGATAGCATCAACATCTTGAAGTTCTCCTCTAGCTGTATTGATAATAATAGCTCCATCTTTTAAATTAGAAATAAAGTTATCATTAATCATTTTATCATTTTCACCTTTACAGTATGGGCAATGTAAAGTTATGATATCAGCTTGTTTATTTAGTTCTTCTAATGTTACATATTCAACAAATTCTTTAGCTTGTTCACTTGGATAAAGATCGTATGCAATTACTTTTGCTCCTAGTCCTTTAAATAATTTTGCAGATGTATATCCTATTTTTCCTGTTCCTATTACACCTACTGTTAGATTTCTAATTTCTGGACTAAACATATACTCATCAACTACAAAATTCTTATTACGAGTTCTATCTACCATATAGGCACCTTTTCTAACAAGGTTCATAGCAAATGTCACAGCTAACTCTGCTATTGCATTTGGTGAATATCTTGGTACTCTTGCCATTTTAAATCCCATTTCATAAGCAGCTTCTAAATCAATATGGTTATATCCTACTGTTCTTGTCAATAAATATTTAACTCCATATGATTTCATTTTCTCAAGATTTACTCTATTTGCAGGACAATTTGCTCTTAGCATTACAGCTTCGTGTCCTTTTATCATTTCGATATTTGAATCATTTAATAATTCCTCTACTAAAGTTAAATCATATCCAAATTTATTTAATTTTTCAAAATAAGCTCTCTCAACTTTTCTAACACCAAAACATATTAGTTTCATTTTTTACCTCCTAGTGTAAACTACATAAATATATTCATTGATTTTATTACTTCTAAAACAACAATCCAAAGTGGCATACAAATTACACTAAATATTGTTGAAAGTAATGAACAGTTTGAAGTAAGTACTGATTCTTTATCAAATTTGATAGCATAAGCTGCTGCAACAGTTGCTGTAGGTGTTGCCATCATAATGATAACTGATGCAAGTCCTACAAATGATACTGGAAGTATTTTTGTAACTGTTAAAATGTATAGAGCTACTATATTAATTAATGGAACTATTACAACTTTAATGAAGCTATAGATCCACGAATCTCTTGATGAAAGTGCTTCTCCTAAAGAGATATCTGCAAGTTTAGCTCCTATAGCAAGCCAAGCAAGTGGTGAAGCTAATGCTGCTAGATATGTCATCGGTTTAAATAGCCAAAATGCTGTTTTGTCTATTCTTAAAAATGCATAACTTGTATCACCTATTGTTACTTGAGGTAATGATCCTTGAAATAACCAAATAAACATACCAATAAATGTAGCTAAAACAATTGAGTTTAAAAACATCTGTTTTACATTGTTTTTATCAGCTTTTATTCCTGACATTTTAATATAAGCGTAAGAATACAAAAATACTCTATAAGCTATATTAAATATTGATGCATACATTACTCCTACATTTCCATATACAGCTGCAATTATTGGAATACCAAAAAATGTAGTTGAACCAAATGTAGTAAGTACTTCTAAAACTGCTTTCTTGTCTCCATTATACTTCATATATATAACTTTTGTAAGAAAAATTAGTAGAATATAAATGATAAATCCCCAAATTAATAGATTTATCCCTTCCATCATACTATTTTTATTTATATCTTGCATAAATGATTTGAAAGCTAGTGCTGGAAGTGATGCTGATAAGATTACATCTGTTAAAATTTTTGCTGTGTTATCTTTAAAAACATTTTTCTTTCTAAGATAAAAACCAAATAAAATTATTAAAACTGCTGACGAAATAGCACCAATGATATTGTTATTTCTCAGAATACCTAATAAAATTTCATTAAAGTTCATGATTGCCTCCATATAAATTATTATTTGTTTCTCTTTGTTTAAATCATATATTTTTTTCATATTAAATTCAATTTTTTTAAATTTATAAAGAGTTTTTTAAGTTTTTTAAGTGAAATTTAAAATATTAACTGTTATAAAAGTAATTTTTTTGCCCATTTATTGTTAAAATTTTATCATTTGTCTTTATTTTTATAAAAAATGACTTATTTTAATATATAGAATTTATTTATTAAAAATGTTAATATGTATATTATGAATAAAATGACTTTTAAAACTAAACTTATTTTATGTGTAACACTTATTAACTTTCTTACATTATTTTTATCCTATTTAATTTTTATAGACACTAAAGTAAAAGATGACACTGAATATATAAAAACAAATCTATTAGAAGTTGCAAAATTAGTTAGTCAAAATCCTACTATCAAATCTGATATTGAAAATAAAAATTTAAATAAAGAAATTGATAAAACTATGGACTACTATATTTCTATTTTTAAAGATGCTGATATTATAGTTATTGCTGACAATTCTGGATTAAAATATTCTCATTTAGTAAAGGAGCAAATTGGAACACATTTTGTAAATCCGGTAAACTGGAACCTTATAAACCAAGGTAAAGGTTATTTTTCAACAATGCGAGGGTCTGTAGGAATAACTACTAGAAGATTTGAACCTATTTTTAATCTAACTAATAAAAAAGTAATTGGCTTTGTCATGGTAGGAAAATATAATTACTTAATAAAAGATATGACTTATAATACAATTATTATTTTAGCTCTTTTATTTTTCGTCTCTCTTACTCTAGCATTTATTATGTCTATATTTTTTGCAGGAGGTGTAAAAAAATCAATGTTTGGGCTTGAGCCAGAAGACATTGGTAAACTCCATATAAAAGAAAAAATTATACTCGATAACCTTGAATCTGGACTTATCATTCTAGATGAAAATAATAAAATACTAGATGTCAACAAGGTATTTATTAACAAATTTTCTCCTTTAACTCCTCAAATAGTATTAGATCATACTAAGTCTTTTTTAGGAGGTAAGAAAATCGTAAGATTTGATATAACCATTAATAAAAAAATATATCATATAAAAATTTTACCAATCTATGATCAAAAAAAATATTATGGTAATATATTGACTATTAAAACTCGAGATGACGTAGACAATTATGCTCGCGAAATTACAGGTATTGATCAATTAATCGAAGGAATGAGAGCTAGTATTCATGAATTTAAAAATCGATTACATGTGATTTTAGGACTTATTAACTTAGGAAAAATTGACATGGTTAAAAACTATATCAAAGAATTTCAAGAATTAAATGAATACGATTTTAGAAAGTACAATAATATACAAAATTCTTTTTTAAAAGCTATGCTTTTAGGTAAAGAAGCTTTGTGTAAAGAAAAAAAAATTGAATTTATTTTAGAGCCAGATTCAAATTTAGCAATTAATGAAAACAATCAATTTACTAATGATATTGGTACTATTTTAGGTAATTTAATTGAAAACTCAATAGACTCATTTAAAGAAGAAACTAAACACTACAAATATATAAAAATAAAAATTGAAGAAGATGAGAATATAATCAGAATTTCTGTATGTGATAATGGGAAAAAAATTCCTGAAAATATAATTGATAAAATATATGACTATGGATTTTCTACAAAAGGTAAACACCGAGGTGTAGGATTGCATCTTATCCAACAAAAATTAAAACTTTATGATGGTAGTATACAACTAATAATTGAAAATGATAATAAAACTTTTAAAGTTGAGGTGAAATATGAAGAAGGTACTAGTAATTGAAGATGATCCAATGGTAGCTATGATTAACTCTGAATATCTATCCCAATTTGAAGAGATTCAAGTTATTGGAAATGGCACAAATGAAAAAGAAACACTATATTATCTTAAAAAATATCCCATTGATATTATTCTTTTAGATGTGTATTTAGGTGCTGAAAATGGTATTGATATTCTTCAAAAAATACGCAGCCTTGGATATACAACTGATGTTATAATGATAACTTCAGCAAATGGGAGTCAAGATATCAAAAAAGCATTTGCTTTAGGTTGTATCGATTATTTAATAAAACCCTTTGACTTTGATCGTTTTAAAATAAGTATTGAAAAGATTTTTCAAAGAGATCAACTTTTAAAAGAGGAAAAACTTGATCAATGTACATTAGATAGTTTAAATACAAATGAAAATATTCAATGTGATGATTTACCAAAAGGATTAAATGAAAATACTCTTAAAAAAGTAATCAACATTATTAAAAATATTAACGAACCTGAGTTTGGAATAAAAGATGTATGCGAACTTGCAAACTTAAGTAATGTCACTGTTAAAAAATATCTTGATTATCTTGAATCTACAAGACATATCATTGCATTTTCTGTCTACGGAAATGTAGGACGTCCACTTTATATGTATAGAAAAACTGGTAAAATATAAGTTAATGGGGAGCTTTTAGCTCCCCATTTTTATTTTTTTATAACTCCCATATAATGGGCAATATTTGCATTTTTGTCTATTCTGCCTTTTATCTTAGTAGTTGCACAACTCATTATAGCTGTAACTCCTGGTCCGTGTCCAGCCTTTATGCAATCACTATGAACAACTACTCCAATTGTTACTGACCCTTTTAAATAGTCTCTTCCATAGCAGTTATTACAATCTCTTAATAATACGATATCTCCAAATCTTAGATCATTGATTCCATATTTTTCATTTGCTTCTTTATCTCCAGTCATTATATCATAATCACCTGAAAAAGCTGTTGATGATCCTACACCAGACCCCATAAGGTATGGTGGTATCTCTGTAACAACAGGAACTTCTAACATTCCATCATCAGTAACTTTTATATCCATTTTTTCTAATAAATCTGGATCGATATTCATACAAGTTACATCATCAAAGCCATCTATTTTAAGTCCTTGTCCAAATGCTTTTACCATAATTCTATCATCTAGAGCAAGTTTTTCTAATACATCATCGTCAA from Fusobacterium hominis includes the following:
- a CDS encoding sensor histidine kinase, whose product is MNKMTFKTKLILCVTLINFLTLFLSYLIFIDTKVKDDTEYIKTNLLEVAKLVSQNPTIKSDIENKNLNKEIDKTMDYYISIFKDADIIVIADNSGLKYSHLVKEQIGTHFVNPVNWNLINQGKGYFSTMRGSVGITTRRFEPIFNLTNKKVIGFVMVGKYNYLIKDMTYNTIIILALLFFVSLTLAFIMSIFFAGGVKKSMFGLEPEDIGKLHIKEKIILDNLESGLIILDENNKILDVNKVFINKFSPLTPQIVLDHTKSFLGGKKIVRFDITINKKIYHIKILPIYDQKKYYGNILTIKTRDDVDNYAREITGIDQLIEGMRASIHEFKNRLHVILGLINLGKIDMVKNYIKEFQELNEYDFRKYNNIQNSFLKAMLLGKEALCKEKKIEFILEPDSNLAINENNQFTNDIGTILGNLIENSIDSFKEETKHYKYIKIKIEEDENIIRISVCDNGKKIPENIIDKIYDYGFSTKGKHRGVGLHLIQQKLKLYDGSIQLIIENDNKTFKVEVKYEEGTSN
- a CDS encoding AEC family transporter, which gives rise to MNFNEILLGILRNNNIIGAISSAVLIILFGFYLRKKNVFKDNTAKILTDVILSASLPALAFKSFMQDINKNSMMEGINLLIWGFIIYILLIFLTKVIYMKYNGDKKAVLEVLTTFGSTTFFGIPIIAAVYGNVGVMYASIFNIAYRVFLYSYAYIKMSGIKADKNNVKQMFLNSIVLATFIGMFIWLFQGSLPQVTIGDTSYAFLRIDKTAFWLFKPMTYLAALASPLAWLAIGAKLADISLGEALSSRDSWIYSFIKVVIVPLINIVALYILTVTKILPVSFVGLASVIIMMATPTATVAAAYAIKFDKESVLTSNCSLLSTIFSVICMPLWIVVLEVIKSMNIFM
- a CDS encoding 2-hydroxyacid dehydrogenase: MKLICFGVRKVERAYFEKLNKFGYDLTLVEELLNDSNIEMIKGHEAVMLRANCPANRVNLEKMKSYGVKYLLTRTVGYNHIDLEAAYEMGFKMARVPRYSPNAIAELAVTFAMNLVRKGAYMVDRTRNKNFVVDEYMFSPEIRNLTVGVIGTGKIGYTSAKLFKGLGAKVIAYDLYPSEQAKEFVEYVTLEELNKQADIITLHCPYCKGENDKMINDNFISNLKDGAIIINTARGELQDVDAIIRGIENGKIGGFGTDVFSNEKEFFFKDMTGKEIDKTVEKLISLYPRALVTPHIGSYTDEALTNMIEISYENLDEFLRTGDCANKL
- a CDS encoding DUF4438 domain-containing protein — translated: MIKTNRNFLVMQSVGGKIHSPMVSSPYRISRDGEPMIVPATGGISYNVKVGDSCMKWVGDHVEPGVSIRNENVPENTALMVLGCIGNTAKVISGDAKGAKGFVTGGHGGIEHTLIYFDDDVLEKLALDDRIMVKAFGQGLKIDGFDDVTCMNIDPDLLEKMDIKVTDDGMLEVPVVTEIPPYLMGSGVGSSTAFSGDYDIMTGDKEANEKYGINDLRFGDIVLLRDCNNCYGRDYLKGSVTIGVVVHSDCIKAGHGPGVTAIMSCATTKIKGRIDKNANIAHYMGVIKK
- the asrA gene encoding anaerobic sulfite reductase subunit AsrA, producing the protein MGYQIKMNEFDKIVQELSKDYRVYAPKCFPKQGRYSDTDVIRYDKIQSANDIVFDKKSTYAAKEVYHPLTETVLYFTDGDYKEKKVVDDRPIIIFGRSCDINAIKRFDDIYLKNGYEDYYFKRVREKVKFVLMECPSKGWDTCFCVSMGSNETDNYVFGIKVEGEDVSIEIKEQNFDKYFVGQQPLDYKVAFVKENDRVVKIPDIPNREIKNKIKTLDMWKEFDTRCLMCGSCTVACSTCTCFTTYDVNYTPDTDAGERRRINASCHVDGFTDLAGGFSFRKKGGERMRFKVMHKVHDHKARFKEYEMCVGCGRCDDRCPVFISFSTTVNRLAQEVEKLKKGEE
- a CDS encoding response regulator — its product is MKKVLVIEDDPMVAMINSEYLSQFEEIQVIGNGTNEKETLYYLKKYPIDIILLDVYLGAENGIDILQKIRSLGYTTDVIMITSANGSQDIKKAFALGCIDYLIKPFDFDRFKISIEKIFQRDQLLKEEKLDQCTLDSLNTNENIQCDDLPKGLNENTLKKVINIIKNINEPEFGIKDVCELANLSNVTVKKYLDYLESTRHIIAFSVYGNVGRPLYMYRKTGKI